The genomic interval CGAAGGTGAGGTGACGTTCGTCGTCGGCGACGAGCAGATCGTCGCGCACCCTGGCGACACGGTCACTGGCCCCGCCTTCGTCCCGCACAAGTTCACCAACACAGGCACGGGCACGATGCGTCTGATCGGCATCCACGCCTCGGCCGTCATCATCCAGACCGTCGTCGAATAGACCGATCGCACACAGAGAGAACCAGATGTCCTTCCAGAGCTACCTCGACAACATCGAGACCAAGACCGGCCTCACCCCTCGGCAGTTCATCGAACAGGCGACAGAGCGGGGATTCGGCCCTGATACCAAGGCGACACCGATCCTGGAGTGGCTGAAGGCCGACTACGATCTGTCGCGCGGATACGGCATGGCCCTCGTGCACGTGATCACCAAGGGCCCGCAGATCAGCGACAAGCACGTCGGCAAGGACGGACCTCACGGTGACGCGTCAGACACGCTGTGGCTCGACGGCAAGGCGACCAACCCCGGCGAAGGAGCGCGACGATGACCGTGAAGGTCGACCTGAACGTCTCTCTCGACGGCTGCGCGACGACCACCGACCAGACGCCCGAGAACCCGTTCGGCGACGACTGGGGGCGACTCACCGCCGCCTACGTCGGCACGCGCACCATGCGTGAGCGGGTGCTCGGCGACACTTCCGGTGCCGGCACGACCGGGGTCGATGAGAAGTACGCGGCAGAGTACTTCGTGGGCACGGGGGCAGAGATCATGGGCGCCGGGATGTTCGGGCTGCACCTGCACGGCGACGACCAGGACTGGCGCGGTTGGTGGGGTGAGGACCCGCCGTTCCGCATTCCGGTCCTGGTGCTCACCCACTCGCCGCGGCCCTCGATCACCTTCGCCAACGGCACGGAGTTCCACTTCGTCGACGCGTCACCGAAGGACGCCCTGCAGAGGGCATCCGCCATCGCGGGAGATGCCGACGTGCGCATCGGCGGTGGCGTGGACGTCGTTCGTCAGTTCCTCGCAGCGGGACTCGTCGACAGGCTGCACCTCGCGGTGGCGCCGATCGTGCTCGGCAGCGGCGAGCGGATCTGGGACGGCCTGCGCGGGCTCGAGGTCGGGTACGACGTGAGCAGCGAGGTGGCCGAGAGCGGCGTGACGCACATCACGTTCCGGCGGTGACCCGGCTCCCACGGTGACCCGGCGCGAGTCA from Microbacterium sp. H1-D42 carries:
- a CDS encoding DUF4287 domain-containing protein, with amino-acid sequence MSFQSYLDNIETKTGLTPRQFIEQATERGFGPDTKATPILEWLKADYDLSRGYGMALVHVITKGPQISDKHVGKDGPHGDASDTLWLDGKATNPGEGARR
- a CDS encoding dihydrofolate reductase family protein: MTVKVDLNVSLDGCATTTDQTPENPFGDDWGRLTAAYVGTRTMRERVLGDTSGAGTTGVDEKYAAEYFVGTGAEIMGAGMFGLHLHGDDQDWRGWWGEDPPFRIPVLVLTHSPRPSITFANGTEFHFVDASPKDALQRASAIAGDADVRIGGGVDVVRQFLAAGLVDRLHLAVAPIVLGSGERIWDGLRGLEVGYDVSSEVAESGVTHITFRR